One Falco cherrug isolate bFalChe1 chromosome 11, bFalChe1.pri, whole genome shotgun sequence DNA window includes the following coding sequences:
- the KCNJ13 gene encoding inward rectifier potassium channel 13 produces MTTDMIESNNTKSSAPLLTQRYLRMVTKDGHSTFQMDGAQGKSLAYLRDAWGILMDMRWRWMMLVFSASFVIHWLVFAVLWYFLAEMNGDLELDHDAPPDNHTICVKYITSFTAAFSFSLETQLTIGYGTMFPSGDCPSAIALLAIQMVLGLMLEAFITGAFVAKIARPKNRAFSIRFTRSAVVTHTEGKLYLMFQVANTRSSPLTSVQISAVLYQEQENGQLHQTSVDFHLDSITSDECPFFIFPLTYYHSITPSSPLAALLQREAAQHFELVVFLSAVQEGTGEMCQRRTSYLPSEIMLYHRFASVLARNAKGEYQIKMENFDKAIPELPAAADSKSPKRTDKEIRINGQHADSFQLSETGLTE; encoded by the exons ATGACAACTGATATGATAGAGAGCAATAACACGAAATCCAGTGCTCCCCTACTGACCCAAAGATACCTGAGGATGGTGACCAAGGATGGACATAGCACATTCCAGATGGATGGTGCCCAAGGAAAAAGTCTGGCATACCTCCGAGATGCATGGGGAATATTAATGGACATGCGGTGGAGATGGATGATGcttgtcttttctgcttcttttgtcATTCACTGGCTAGTCTTTGCAGTGCTTTGGTATTTTCTGGCTGAGATGAATGGGGACCTGGAGCTGGACCATGATGCTCCACCTGACAACCATACTATATGTGTCAAATACATCACCAGCTTTacagctgctttctccttctcacTGGAGACGCAACTCACAATTGGTTACGGCACTATGTTCCCAAGCGGGGACTGTCCCAGTGCTATTGCACTGCTTGCAATACAGATGGTCCTGGGGCTCATGCTGGAAGCCTTCATCACAG GTGCTTTTGTGGCAAAGATCGCTCGACCCAAGAATCGGGCATTCTCCATCCGCTTCACCCGCTCTGCCGTAGTGACGCACACAGAGGGAAAGCTGTACCTTATGTTCCAGGTGGCCAACACACGCTCCAGCCCACTAACTAGCGTCCAAATTTCTGCTGTACTCTACCAAGAACAAGAAAATGGGCAGCTGCACCAAACGAGTGTTGACTTCCACCTAGACAGCATTACTTCGGATGAGTGTCCTTTTTTCATCTTCCCACTGACCTACTACCATTCAATCACCCCATCCAGCCCGCTGGCTGCTCTCCTCCAAAGAGAAGCTGCTCAGCATTTTGAGCTGGTTGTCTTTCTCTCAGCTGTGCAGGAGGGCACAGGAGAAATGTGTCAAAGGAGAACGTCCTACCTCCCCTCAGAGATCATGCTGTACCATCGCTTTGCCTCTGTGCTAGCCCGCAATGCCAAAGGTGAGTATCAGATCAAGATGGAGAATTTTGACAAGGCTATTCCtgagctcccagctgcagctgactCAAAGAGTCCAAAAAGGACTGACAAGGAGATCCGCATCAATGGGCAGCATGCTGACAGCTTCCAGCTCTCTGAGACAGGCCTCACAGAATAA